One stretch of Ficedula albicollis isolate OC2 chromosome 7, FicAlb1.5, whole genome shotgun sequence DNA includes these proteins:
- the STK17B gene encoding serine/threonine-protein kinase 17B isoform X2, with the protein MQHPLELRGRCAVVRKCIAKSTGQEYAAKFLKKRKRGQDCKAEILHEIAVLELMKSNPRIVNLHEVYETANEIILVLEYAAGGEIFDLCVPDLDDRIGERDIVRLIRQILEGLCCLHENNIVHLDLKPQNILLSSVNPLGDVKIVDFGMSRKLENSSDLRHIMGTTEYLAPEILNYDPITTATDMWNIGVISYMLLTQESPFVGADVQETYLNISQVNVDYSEETFSSVSQPAKDFIQKLLIKNPQDRPTAADCLSHSWLQQGELTLLCSPEEICCSCQLPGHTTKCSEEWSVKGSCNGSCSDKEDKENIPEDSSTLSKRFRFDDSLQYPPDFVTDFVC; encoded by the exons ATGCAGCACCCTCTAGAACTCAG AGGAAGATGTGCTGTGGTTAGAAAATGTATAGCTAAATCCACAGGCCAGGAGTATGCAGCtaaatttttgaagaaaagaaaaagaggccAAGACTGCAAAGCAGAGATTCTGCATGAAATTGCTGTCCTTGAATTAATGAAATCCAATCCTCGCATAGTAAATCTCCATGAAGTCTATGAAACAGCAAATGAAATCATCTTAGTGTTGGAATA tgctgctggaggagaaatATTTGACTTGTGTGTCCCAGATCTGGATGACAGAATTGGTGAAAGGGATATTGTAAGGCTTATAAGGCAAATACTTGAAGGACTTTGCTGCTTGCACGAAAACAATATTGTTCATCTTGATTTAaag cctcaaaatattttgctgagcAGCGTCAATCCTCTTGGTGATGTAAAAATTGTAGATTTTGGGATGTCCCGGAAGCTTGAGAATTCCAGTGACCTGCGGCACATCATGGGAACAACAGAGTATCTCG CTCCAGAAATCTTGAACTATGATCCTATTACCACAGCTACAGACATGTG gaatATTGGTGTCATCTCATACATGCTGCTGACACAAGAATCTCCATTTGTGGGAGCTGATGTTCAAGAAACTTACCTTAATATATCTCAAGTTAATGTGGATTAttcagaagaaacattttcatcGGTTTCACAGCCTGCAAAAGACTTCATTCAAAAACTTCTCATAAAAAATCCACA GGACAGGCCCACTGCCGCAGACTGCCTCTCCCATTCGTGGTTGCAGCAAGGGGAGCTCACGCTCCTGTGCAGCCCTGAAGAAATTTGCTGCTCCTGTCAGCTGCCAGGACACACCACCAAGTGCTCAGAAGAGTGGAGTGTGAAAGGCAGCTGCAATGGCAGCTGCAGTGACAAGGAGGACAAGGAGAACATTCCGGAGGACAGCAGCACGCTCTCCAAACGCTTCCGCTTCGACGATTCCTTGCAGTACCCCCCAGACTTCGTGACAGACTTCGTGTGCTAA